From Hypomesus transpacificus isolate Combined female chromosome 3, fHypTra1, whole genome shotgun sequence:
AGTGGAGTGCAGTGtttcacaacaaacaaacaggatGAGCGACAGGGATGAGGTCACTTGGGTGAAGCCGTCTCGGGAGGTAAACGCCACACACCGTGGCAGAGGGCTGCGTGTAGATCACTCTCTGGTCTCTGTCACCACCCATGTGCTTCAGCCAGGTCAGGCTTCGCATTATCACTGTTTCCTCCCCTCATGCTGTCTGTCTCCAAACTGCACAGACAAACAGCATCAGCAGCATGTTGACAACAGCGCCCTCATGTTCTAGTGGCTGATCCCACTAACACTAATAAAATATACTAGGCATATATAGATAAAACCCCATTAAAAATGTATTCTGAAAGCACCAAAAACTAAAAGATACTATGTACAACACATAATGTTTGGTTCTAGTGGTAATTGACTATTATGAATCAAAAAGCATAATTCATTTCCTCTGACTGAAAAAAAGAGACACCCTTAACAGAtattaattttcaaaataacaTTGTTATTTACCCATAACTAGTAAATATGGGTCATCATAACTGGTAAGTCCATACTGTCATCAGAACATAATTTACTATATTCCACTCACCAATCAAAAACAGAGCGAACAAGCACAGGTAGCCTACTTAAAGTTACTATCATTTGAGGTAATTCAGTTCCTTTAATTGTCTGGTTATGCCCCCCTTGATCTGAACCAGAAGGAGCTATAGCTGATCTGTGGTCAGTAATCGTGGACAAGCCTGACCATTCATAGTAAAACATCGAACTAACCAATGACCAGACAAAAAAAAGGACCTGGAAAGGATCTGCTTTCATAACTTGGATAGTGGTATGCCAAAACACAATAACAAGACATACAATTTGCATACAATCAGCTGATATTAAATGTGTGCTTTATATTCTGTGTATAACTTTGTTCAAACTACATTATACATTAGTCTTATAAGGGATATTATATGCAAAGATTATTGAACTttaataaaataattatattaATAAGGCAAGCACTACTGCAAGACGTTTCCTGAGAAAAGTAGGCCAGGTTAGCCAGGTAATCTTGTTATTCAACTTTGCACGGCAGTCAGGGGCCTATAAGGCCATAATCCCACTGCAGTCGTCTGCTATAAAAGAATAAACAAAAATGTTTAACAATAAACATAAGTAACAGCAGCAGACTGTAGCAACTGAACAAAGTCCTTCAGAACAGACACAGTCCGATGAAAGGGTAAAGAGCCTCCCAGACTGGGCAGGTCAGACCCTGACGACAATTTTCAGCTTAGGGAACAGGCGGAGGGCGTTCTGTGTCGTCACCTCCAACACTGTCTCCAAGGGGACTCCCTTGATCTTGCTGATGTATTCGGCACAAACAGAAATATTTTTGGGCTCATTTCGGACCTGtgtatgaaatatgaaaaaatgtcATCTTACATCTTTGGATTTTCCACCCAGACTGTGTTATTTACCAGCTCATAGTACATAATAGGGAGGTTTGAATGGCTGTACCTGCTTTTCTGGACCTAGGGCAGGTGAATCTGTTTCTAGACATATGCTCTCCAGAGGTAGCTGTTTTACAAGCTTCTGCTTCTTGTGATAAAACACAAACCAAAACACTGTGTCAGTCAGTTAGGAGACGTTTTATTCAGTCATCAGGATTCACCCATTTATTCAATGATATGTCCTTCTATTATTTTATTGGACAAAAAATTGCTTTTGGTGCTTGTATTATTATTCTTACTATTATAGACTAGATCTTACCTGTTCACTTCTTATGATGGATGGCGGGATGGAGAAGTAGTAACCTGCTCTCACACCCTCCATCGCCACAGAGGGCTTCCCATCAAAAGCATGAAGCAAAGCTTTCTCAACACCTGGTAACAATGGAAGCAATCATTACAGCGTCATCATTTGTATGCTTCAGGACTAATAATCTCTTCAGAGACATAAATACTTACTAAATACTACAGCATTTAGAAATACCTCAGGTGCATGTTAAGTCATCCATTACCTTGCTCCTTTAAGAGGTGTATGGTGGGCCTGCCAGCAGATCTAGAATGAACATTTCTATCCAATGGAAAAAGAGAATCTGTCTATGATACTTTCTAGGCATATACACTGAAATACGAAAAGTTGTATAAAATAATTTGTAAGAATGGAGTAGCCCCCTGTGGGAAGATTCCATTTAAAACACATGGAACCTATTCTAAATGCAACCGTCTtttctaaatgttttttttattttttacaatatgaCTACTGTAAGGAAAATCCATCAAAGTATCAACTCTACCTGCATTTCACTACCAATACTAATTTGTGATTTGGTGAGTAAGCTGTGCATGACTTACAAAGGCAGGTCAAGCTGTTTGGCAATCTCTGCCTGACGAACAAGCACCTGTCTCTGTGCATCTTTATCAGTGTCACTACTGGCATACCTGGGGGTAAAATCCAGGCCTACCTGTCAGGATGAAGGATAGATTTGAACTGATGAAGGCTCCTTGATTAAATTAATGTTATCATCATTATAAGATGGTCCTCCATAGGGTACACTGGCCTACCTCTCCAATAGCCACGAGATGGTGTTTATATTTCTCTATTAGGGGCAGAGCAGCATCCAAGTCCTGTATTGACGGACAATCATCCCAcagatataaaatatacagacacTTCCCAGTGCACAATAAATATGTTAGATACATGTATTGAGCAGATGTTTATCTAAAGTAACGCACATAACGAACCGGAGACCACTATGCTAGGCATTCGTATGTTGTAGTTTAGGAAGGTAGGCCAACCTCCAGAGTGGCCCCCCGCTGTTGCGCTGGGGGGGAACCTTGTACGGGGTGGACTCCCAAACACGGGAAAATAAAGCCAGGAAATCTGTGAAAATAACAGGACAAAGACACGTGCAATAATACCCGAAATGTCTAAGATTAAAATGTTCAAATTAAAATTGTTACGCGGTTGTACAGGTTGTTTACCTTTTTGACAATTGAATGATCTTCTCAAACTCGCCAGCATGTTCTGCAACGGCTAGCAGCGCAGAAACCCCAGCCTGAAATGAGACGAAAGCTAGGCTATATTAGGCAATACATAATCAGCCTGAGGAGCCATCGCAATACACAACATATCGATTAAGACAAGTTACAACTGACGTGTTACTTACCCTTTTTGAATTATCAATCACTTCCTCAATGTCCTTACAAAAAAGAGAGATATTGATCAAAGCGTGGCTTACAGTTTCCTTAACTAAACCTTACGCAATACTCTGCCACACGGTAAGCCTACCTGGTCAAAATCTCCTGCTGAGATATGACAGTGACAGTCGATGAACCCCTGCATTTGTGTTTGATACAGCCAACATGAATGCACAGCGCCAGCATGGAGACTGCACTGGCGGACCGTACGCTGTGGGCTGTGTGCGCAGCATTTGTGACAGACGGACTTCCGTTTCCTGGTTTGTTGTACCAAGGTGCAGCGTAAATATTATACTCAAGGCGACTAATCATGTGAGAACAGTCGTCATATAGCTCTCTATAAAAACTTGTGACTCGTGCTTGTACTGGATTAGATTTTGCTCACGGAATGGCGCTCTCTAATCTTGCTGCGGTCGCCTTCCTGTTGGTGGTCGGCCTGTGTAAATGCGACTACAAACCTACCTGGGAATCAATCGACTCTCGACCGTTACCAGAATGGTATGACCAGGCCAAGTTCGGCATCTTCATACACTGGGGTGTATTTTCGGTACCCAGTTTCGGTAGTGAGTGGTTCTGGTAagctgtattttttgtttttattgcaaATGTACAAACGAAAGAAGGGGAATGTTATTTTATTAGTTTAACTTTTTGCTTGTATTTCAAGGTATTATTTACAGAAACAGAAACTGCAGCCTTATGTAGACTTCATGAAGAAGAATTATCCTCCAGACTTCCAGTACCAAGACTTTGCCCCCCAATTCACCGCCGAATTCTTCGATCCCAAAGAGTGGACTGATATATTTGCCTCGTCAGGGGCCAAATACATTGTCCTCACCACTAAACACCATGAAGGTGTGTAACATTAGCTATCCCTTTCTGTTATAGTAAACACTCATCCTAACTGGACAGTGACATGAAACATGCATTGTCATAGTCATACTAATTAGCAGGGAGGAAGTTTTATAAAGCGTTATCTGTGTGCTATTTCTTAAGGTTTCACACTATGGGGCTCCAAGTACTCGTGGAACTGGAATGCCATGGACGTGGGGCCCAAGCGGGACTTGGTGGGGGACATGGCAGCTGCTCTCCGGGCCAACAGTGACCTGCGCCTGGGGCTGTACCACTCTTTGTTTGAGTGGTTCAACCCACTGTGGCAGCAGGATGCCGCTAACGTGTTCTCCACAAACGTCTTCCCCACTTCCAAAACCCTGCCTGAGCTCTATGAGATAGTGACCAAGTACAAGCCTGAGGTGCTGTGGTCTGATGGGGACGGAGACGCACCTGATAAGTACTGGAACAGCACTGGGTTCCTCGCCTGGCTGTACAACGAAAGGTAACAGAATTAGCTACATGCATGGGGGATGGCTATGCCTCAGTGGTGGAGCATGTGACTGCAAATCAAGatgtcccaggttcaaatcaccCTGTATGTGACTTTGGCTTAAAGTGTCTACTAAATAATGACATTATGTAAACATTCAGTTAGTGACCCCATTCGTAATCTGCCCTGATTTGATTGTCCTCCATTTACAAGAAACGCTGGAAGGGAAGTCGGGACTATGgcggcaaatatgacaaaagtgTTGTTTTTACTTCCGCAGCCCAGTGAAGGAGACGGTGGTGACCAACGACCGCTGGGGCTTCGGCTCCATCTGTAAGCACGGCGGCTACTACACCTGCACTGACCGCTACCAGCCAGGCCACTTACTCAAACACAAGTGGGAGAACTGCATGACCATAGACACCAAGTCCTGGGGCTACAGGCGAAACGCCCCTCTCCAAGATTACCTCAAGATTGAGCAACTTGTGCAAGTGAGTTATGAATCCTGAACATTTTTCCAGATCTTTCTGCATGACAAATCTATGGAAAAATGACTCGGCATGAAGTCCGTAATCGTTGAAGTCCGTAATGGTTTTCTGTGAGATATTGTAAAGTTTAGTTATATCTTAAATTACTTTGAGGTAGGCCTTCATCCACAAAACAGCATGGTACATTGCCTTGGTTTTTGTCTTGATGTTCTGAATTGTTTTAGGATAGGTATAAAAGCTCAAAGGGAATTGATTTAATTTGTGTGTCGTTAACAGGAACACAGCTGAGACAGGTAAAGTGGTATTGTGTCTCTATAGGAAACCTGTGAATGATTagctgaactgtgtgtgtgtgtctcagacccTGGTGGAGACCGTGTCATGTGGAGGGAACCTGCTGATGAACGTGGGACCCACTCACGACGGTAGGATTGCCCCGATCTTCGAGGAGCGGCTCCGGCAGATGGGCCAGTGGCTGAAGGTCAACGGGGAGGCCATTTACAACACCTCAGCTTGGAGGGCCCAGAAGGACAACACTACTGCCGGAGTTTGGTCTGTTCTCCTTCCTAATATTTCCAATATTCAGGATCACTGAGTTGTGCTTGTACATCATACTAGTGTTTACGTGTTGTTTACATGCAATAATGTGcttgttttgttatttatttgtataggtACACAAGTAAACCAAAGGAGAAGGCCATCTATGCCATATTTTTCGAGTGGCCCGTTGATGGAAAGTTGTTTCTGAAAGAGCCTGTTGTGACAGGGCAGACTGaggtaaaacatttaaaacattctGTTTCATTTGGCTATGAATACAGGAAGTATGGACACATGACTCACATGACTCGTGATGAATTTTCTGCTTAAACTGTCCAGTAGAATTCAATTGGGGAAGAGGGTGGTGGGACTGGTTTGTCAGGTTTGGTTCCTTTTAGTGGTTGAGATGCTTTGAACGTGCATGAATTGTGTATTATGTGTGGTGTTGCATTTGGTGTGAGACACTAACTTTGCCTTTCTAAAAGGTGGTGCTTCTTGGTCAAAAGCCATTAAAATGGGAGCCTTCGAAGCCTAGTGGGATGACTGTGTTCCTGCCCCAGCTGTCCTACAGTGAGATGCCATGCCAGTGGGCCTGGACACTGAGACTGACAGCTGCCAcgtagaggaggaagaggtgggacTGGAATAGGAGGAAGGGATAGCAGGAGAAAACAAGGGAAGTCATTGCTTGCACTGCCTGTACTAAGGCTTAAATAAAATAAGGGTTTTAATCTGAATTCGGTGCCAACTGATGCATTATGGAACTCAGGGTATAGAGATCAATTATTACTTTCATTTAACAGATCAAATCTGTGTCCAGTTTTGGTGACTGCTCTTCACATTCCCTGCCCTTTTGAGGTATCTGGAAAATACATTTAGATTTCAAATGCAGAGCACATGTACTTTATGGAG
This genomic window contains:
- the LOC124485882 gene encoding tatD DNase domain containing 3-like isoform X2; this translates as MQGFIDCHCHISAGDFDQDIEEVIDNSKRAGVSALLAVAEHAGEFEKIIQLSKRFPGFIFPCLGVHPVQGSPPAQQRGATLEDLDAALPLIEKYKHHLVAIGEVGLDFTPRYASSDTDKDAQRQVLVRQAEIAKQLDLPLNVHSRSAGRPTIHLLKEQGVEKALLHAFDGKPSVAMEGVRAGYYFSIPPSIIRSEQQKLVKQLPLESICLETDSPALGPEKQVRNEPKNISVCAEYISKIKGVPLETVLEVTTQNALRLFPKLKIVVRV
- the LOC124485882 gene encoding tatD DNase domain containing 3-like isoform X3: MQGFIDCHCHISAGDFDQDIEEVIDNSKRAGVSALLAVAEHAGEFEKIIQLSKRFPGFIFPCLGVHPVQGSPPAQQRGATLEDLDAALPLIEKYKHHLVAIGEVGLDFTPRYASSDTDKDAQRQVLVRQAEIAKQLDLPLNVHSRSAGRPTIHLLKEQGVEKALLHAFDGKPSVAMEGVRAGYYFSIPPSIIRSEQKQKLVKQLPLESICLETDSPALGPEKQVRNEPKNISVCAEYISKIKGVPLETVLEFGDRQHEGRKQ
- the LOC124485882 gene encoding tatD DNase domain containing 3-like isoform X1, translated to MQGFIDCHCHISAGDFDQDIEEVIDNSKRAGVSALLAVAEHAGEFEKIIQLSKRFPGFIFPCLGVHPVQGSPPAQQRGATLEDLDAALPLIEKYKHHLVAIGEVGLDFTPRYASSDTDKDAQRQVLVRQAEIAKQLDLPLNVHSRSAGRPTIHLLKEQGVEKALLHAFDGKPSVAMEGVRAGYYFSIPPSIIRSEQKQKLVKQLPLESICLETDSPALGPEKQVRNEPKNISVCAEYISKIKGVPLETVLEVTTQNALRLFPKLKIVVRV
- the fuca2 gene encoding plasma alpha-L-fucosidase, producing the protein MALSNLAAVAFLLVVGLCKCDYKPTWESIDSRPLPEWYDQAKFGIFIHWGVFSVPSFGSEWFWYYLQKQKLQPYVDFMKKNYPPDFQYQDFAPQFTAEFFDPKEWTDIFASSGAKYIVLTTKHHEGFTLWGSKYSWNWNAMDVGPKRDLVGDMAAALRANSDLRLGLYHSLFEWFNPLWQQDAANVFSTNVFPTSKTLPELYEIVTKYKPEVLWSDGDGDAPDKYWNSTGFLAWLYNESPVKETVVTNDRWGFGSICKHGGYYTCTDRYQPGHLLKHKWENCMTIDTKSWGYRRNAPLQDYLKIEQLVQTLVETVSCGGNLLMNVGPTHDGRIAPIFEERLRQMGQWLKVNGEAIYNTSAWRAQKDNTTAGVWYTSKPKEKAIYAIFFEWPVDGKLFLKEPVVTGQTEVVLLGQKPLKWEPSKPSGMTVFLPQLSYSEMPCQWAWTLRLTAAT